AGTGATGAAAGAATTTATGTTTATTATTAGAGGTGGAGAGGATAAGTATAGTAATAATTCTCCTGAAGAAATGCAACAACATATGCAGCATTGGCAACAATGGATGGGTGGTTTAGCAAAATCAGAACAACTTATTGGTGGTCAACCCTTAATGAGCGAAGCTAAAACCCTTACTGAAGGTGGTAAAAAAATAACAGATCGCCCATTAGCTGAAGGAAAAGAACTAGTTGGGGGATACTTGCTAATCAAAGCAGATTCTTTGGATCATGCTGCACAAATAGCTAAAGGTTGTCCAAGCTTTGAGTATGGATGCAGTGTCGAAGTACGAGAAATAAGCCCAATGGAATAACTTTTTTGGAAAATAGAGATCACATAGATCATACATTAAACCATCTTTTTAGACAAGAATCTGGAAAGATGGTTGCTGTATTGATTAAAATATTCGGTACCGAAAATATAGAATTAGCAGAAGATGTAGTACAGGATGCTCTGGTTAAAGCTTTAGAAACCTGGAAATTTAGAGGGATGCCAGATAATCCAAGAGCATGGTTATATCGCACAGCTAAAAATAAAGCTATAGATATTATCAGGCGTAATAAGCATAGTAGTATTATTGATTTTTCTGATCCCGAAAAACAACTTTTAACTTCTGGATATACGCTAACTTCTACAATGGATACCTATTGGAAGGAGCAACATATAAAAGATGATTTCCTGGGAATGATGTATGCATGCTGTCACCCCGATATCTCACAAGAAAATCAAATTACATTTATCCTAAAAGCATTATGTGGATTTAGCACTAAAGAAGTTGCAAGATCTTTTCTTACCAGTGAAGATACTATTTCTAAGAGATTGTATAGAACCAAAGAATATTTCAGAAAACGTAAGATACGCCCTGTAATTCCTACTATTAATGAAATTAATCTTAGAACCAAAACGGTACTTAGTGCAATCTATCTCATGTTTAACGAAGGATATAATTCTACTCATGCCGATCAATTGATTCGTAAAGATCTGATTAGTCAAGCAATGTTTTTATGTCGATCCCTTTTATCCGAAAAACGTACACAGTTACCCGAGGTTTATGCTTTGATGGGATTAATGTGTTTTCATGCCTCCAGAATTAATAGTAGACTAACAGAAGAAGGGAGGCTTATTTTGCTTTCTAAACAGGATCGTACAACATGGAATGCAGAATTAATACGATCTGGAGAACAGTATCTAAATAAAGCTGCTTTTGGAGGAGAGCTCTCAACATATCACCTAGAAGCCGCTATAGCATATCAGCATTGCTGTGCAAAGCAATATGCAAATACAAACTGGAAAATGATATTAGAGTATTATGAACTCTTATTAAAGATAGCTAATGATCCTATTGTTTTTTTAAATCGATGCCTAGTTATTCTAGAACTTAAAGGCCCAAAAGAAGCAATAACAGCACTCGAAAGTGTAAAGAACGACAAGTTACTAGAAAAATATTACCTATATCATGCAACTTTGGGCGAAATCTACCAACGATTAGAAGATAATAGCAGAGCTACAACATACTACCAAAAAGCAATACAACTCACCCAGTCCAAACAAGAAAGACAGTTTTTAAAAGATAAAATTGCTCGTATATCGAATTGAAAATCGGTTATGATAACGATGTTTCAGAAAATCTTTTTACCTTTTCAGAATAAATGCCTTTTATTCTGTAACTCCATACGAAATAAATAATATTTTTCACGGGAAACAGTGTTCTATAAATTGCACGTATTATAGATATTTGTTTATTATTCAAACTGTGTATACTATAGATTTAGTTTTGAAAAACGAAACAGAATAAAAATAAATTTTGAAAAGAAACAGGTTTTAATTTATATAGTGAGTAGTATGTACTCTTAGAAGTAATGATATAGTGTTAAATGTAACCTTATTATATTTTGTAGTATCTTAATTTATAAGAGTTTTGAAGAATATTTAGCATTAGGTAAATATAAGAATATTGTAATATGGGAAACAACCAAGATCAGATACATCAGCTTTTGGAAAAGCTTGAAATCCTACTAAAAA
The sequence above is a segment of the Aquimarina spinulae genome. Coding sequences within it:
- a CDS encoding YciI family protein gives rise to the protein MKEFMFIIRGGEDKYSNNSPEEMQQHMQHWQQWMGGLAKSEQLIGGQPLMSEAKTLTEGGKKITDRPLAEGKELVGGYLLIKADSLDHAAQIAKGCPSFEYGCSVEVREISPME
- a CDS encoding RNA polymerase sigma factor, which translates into the protein MENRDHIDHTLNHLFRQESGKMVAVLIKIFGTENIELAEDVVQDALVKALETWKFRGMPDNPRAWLYRTAKNKAIDIIRRNKHSSIIDFSDPEKQLLTSGYTLTSTMDTYWKEQHIKDDFLGMMYACCHPDISQENQITFILKALCGFSTKEVARSFLTSEDTISKRLYRTKEYFRKRKIRPVIPTINEINLRTKTVLSAIYLMFNEGYNSTHADQLIRKDLISQAMFLCRSLLSEKRTQLPEVYALMGLMCFHASRINSRLTEEGRLILLSKQDRTTWNAELIRSGEQYLNKAAFGGELSTYHLEAAIAYQHCCAKQYANTNWKMILEYYELLLKIANDPIVFLNRCLVILELKGPKEAITALESVKNDKLLEKYYLYHATLGEIYQRLEDNSRATTYYQKAIQLTQSKQERQFLKDKIARISN